Below is a window of Gemmatimonadaceae bacterium DNA.
GACTGGCGCGTTGGGCAGCGAGATTTGCCGGCTCCTCACGACCCGCAACCGATCCGTGCGCGCCCTCGTGCGGCCAACGGCGGACCACTCACGAGTTGAGCAACTGCGAACGCTTGGTGTCGCGCTCGTTCAAGGGGACTTGAAGGACCGCGCCTCACTCGATGAGGCATGTCGTGGCGCAGAAGCCGTCATCTCGACCGCGACCACGACGACGTCGAGGCAGCCGGGAGATTCGATCCCGTCGGTCGATCAGGACGGCCAGCTCGAGCTCGTGGAGGCGGCACGCGCGGCCGGCGTACGACGGTTCGTCTATGTCTCCTACTCGGGTCACTTTGACTTGGAGTGCCCCCTGACAACGGCGAAGCGGAAGGTCGAGCAAAGTCTCGCGCAGAGTGGAATGACGTATACCGTTCTTCGCCCCAGCTTCTTCATGGAAATGTGGCTGAGTCCCGCGCTCGGTTTCGATCCACAGAACGCGCGCGCGCAGCTCTTCGGCAGCGGCGAGGCGAAGATCAGCTTCGTGTCGGCGAAGGATGTCGCGCGCTTCGCGGTCGATTGTCTCGATAACCCTGCCGCACACAATGCGACGATCGAGCTTGGCGGACCGGAGGCACTGAGTCCACGCGAAGTCGTGCGCCGATTCGAACAGGCTGGCGGACGCGCATTCACGGTCGACACCGTGCCCGAAGCAGCGCTCGAAGCACAACTCGCTGGAGCGACGGATCCGTTACAGCAGTCGTTTACGGCTCTGATGATCGGCTACGCTCGCGGCGACGCAATCGACATGACGGACACGCTGACGAGGTTTGGTGAGCACCTGACGTCAGTGGACGAATTCGCCCGTCAGACCACTGACGCACCCGCCTAACGTATCTTCAGGCCCTTCTCGACGCGCCCTTCT
It encodes the following:
- a CDS encoding SDR family oxidoreductase; this translates as MILVVGATGALGSEICRLLTTRNRSVRALVRPTADHSRVEQLRTLGVALVQGDLKDRASLDEACRGAEAVISTATTTTSRQPGDSIPSVDQDGQLELVEAARAAGVRRFVYVSYSGHFDLECPLTTAKRKVEQSLAQSGMTYTVLRPSFFMEMWLSPALGFDPQNARAQLFGSGEAKISFVSAKDVARFAVDCLDNPAAHNATIELGGPEALSPREVVRRFEQAGGRAFTVDTVPEAALEAQLAGATDPLQQSFTALMIGYARGDAIDMTDTLTRFGEHLTSVDEFARQTTDAPA